From Pyxicephalus adspersus chromosome 7, UCB_Pads_2.0, whole genome shotgun sequence, a single genomic window includes:
- the LOC140334722 gene encoding olfactory receptor 1G1-like yields MKEFQFLTFSKRAEDNLPIFSIFFIIYLIGILANSAIIAVVSLDHQLHTPMYIFLCNLSFVDTCYTTITIPKLLDMLLSSNNTMTFIQCFTQMCFFWMTGGIEDILLFTMAYDRYVAICNPLHYHQIFSKVNLMRLIAAIWVFGFLNSLFVTISASYMSFCNTTTVPQFFCDAKALTTISCTIAEVFYVAICLELLLFGVCPFLCSLMSYLKIIGVIFKINSKEGRMKAFSTCSSHLSVLLIYFGTGLPVYLKPPSDHVDVLDEIFSVFYTTVTPVLNPLIYSLRNKEVKMALFKLFKIKS; encoded by the coding sequence ATGAAGGAATTCCAATTTTTAACCTTTTCCAAAAGAGCAGAAGATAATCTGCCTATTTTCAGTATATTCTTCATCATCTATCTTATCGGCATTTTAGCCAATTCAGCCATAATTGCTGTGGTTTCCTTGGATCACCAACTACACACACCAATGTACATATTCCTTTGCAATTTGTCATTTGTGGATACTTGCTATACAACAATCACCATTCCTAAACTTTTGGACATGTTACTCTCTAGTAATAACACAATGACTTTCATTCAATGCTTTactcagatgtgttttttttggatGACGGGTGGAATTGAAGATATCCTTTTATTCACAATGGCCTATGATCGTTACGTTGCCATTTGCAATCCTTTACACTATCACCAAATATTTAGCAAGGTAAATTTAATGAGACTCATTGCTGCCATTTGGGTTTTTGGATTCCTGAATTCATTATTTGTAACAATATCAGCTTCCTATATGTCCTTCTGCAATACTACTACAGTCCCTCAGTTCTTCTGCGATGCCAAAGCCCTGACCACGATCTCCTGCACCATCGCAGAAGTGTTTTATGTAGCCATCTGCCTGGAACTGCTCTTGTTTGGAGTTTGTCCATTTCTCTGCAGCTTGATGTCCTACCTAAAAATAATTGGTGTAATATTTAAGATAAACTCAAAAGAAGGAAGAATGAAAGCTTTCTCCACCTGCTCGTCCCACCTCAGTGTTCTACTTATTTATTTTGGCACTGGTCTGCCTGTGTACCTAAAGCCGCCTTCGGATCATGTGGATGTTCTAGATGAAATCTTCAGTGTGTTTTACACCACAGTGACACCTGTATTAAATCCTCTGATATACAGCTTGAGaaataaagaagtgaaaatggccctgtttaaattattcaaaataaaaagctaa